The DNA window TTGACTCAGAGAGCCATCAAGAAGGCTAATAAGCTTCTCCAAAATGCCAGCAcaacataatttattttgttcatCATTTGTCTCACAAGAATGAATAACAATGCCTGCACCAAGTACGGTAAGATTTTCATTCTCACTCTTCAACAGTGAACGAAGAAAGTCAATGTTCTCCTCTTTAAAAAATTCATACTTCGGAGCTAGTTTTGATTGATAAATCATTCGTAAAGATCTGGCAGCAGCATCTACAACCTGAAACAGGAGGGAAAAGGCTATTAAGAGaaaatcaacaatcaataagCCACAAGCATTTCCTGTTTTTATCTTTCAACCCAAAGCACTGGAATCACTTAATTGCCTTCCATTTTCACTCCCTTTCCGTTGTCACTCTAAACTACCATCCCCTAACCAAGAAAGACAAATTTTCACTGTGGCAACACTAACAAGCATTTAATTGATCCGAGAATATACTAACAAAATGATAGTGACAAATAACAAGCTTTTAAAGCCCAACTCCACACAATTAGGAAGAGAAAAACAGTCACAATAGAGAAataattccaaaaatatattctaCCACTCAAGAAGAATTAGGAAGCATTAATTACATTCCCAAAATCATAATTGACTCCAGAAAAGGAAATTGcaatttaaataagtaattCTGGCAGAGAGCTTAAATGACTGAAAAATTGGAATGAAACGAAATATAGTGATCGAACAAATTGCGGATGAAACAATCCAAttcatgaataaaaataaaaataaaaataaaattgaaaaaataaccGTTCCGATCATCGGAATTGACCTTCACATCCGAAGCGGAGAGGAGCCTGATCAAATGAGGAAAAGCTCCGGCGTCGAGGACAGCGCGGACGCCGGCGTCGACGCCGCAGGCGAAGCTGCCAAGCGCTGCGGCGGACTGGACGATAAGGCTGTCATCGGAGTCGGCGTCGGCGATGGCAGCGGTGACGGCGGGGACTGCACCGAGCTTGATGTACGAGAGCTTCTTGGTGCGGTTTCCGATGATCTGGTTCTTCACCTCTCTGACGGCCTTAAGCTTCACCTCTCCATCGGAGGAGGCCAGGCGGTCTAGAATGTGATCGGACGAGGAAGCGGATGCAGTTGGCATGGAAGCTGTGGCGGAGGTCGGTGGCGGAAGCTCATGCACGGGGGAGGAGTTGGAAGTGGTGGCTCTGCGCTTTCGAcagcagagagagagagaggtttattattttttattttttctatatatatattaatatgttatcagaaaacaaaaacaaaatgtatatttattattttccattTTCCATAATCCATATGAtacaaagaaacaaacaatggATTGAGGGGGGACATTTCAGTGGTCGCAGGCTCGCAGCATAATGTTTGAAGCACGTTAGTTAAAGTTAGAAGTtagaattttctacttctgtttttttttttttaattccaattagttagaattctatttttcattattaatcgggacaaaagaattaattatttgttttttcgttataaaatataaaatattattaagggAATTCTTACAAATTACATTGTGTTAGGTTATGAGAATTAATGAGACAAAATAACACAATTATAATTtacagataaaaataaataaaattgaactAAATAGTTTATgcaataataatagaaataatatGATTAAGTTGTAAAATTAGAATGTCTAAAAAGACATAAAACaatctataatattttattacatattatagaaatttatgTAACAgaattagatatataaaaaattttactaattttcgCTCATATTATTTTCACTCGTTAATTCTATCTAAAAATTGACatgtattaataaattatattaaccaCCTATATATAGTTTGTTCAAAGTAGTAATacgagaaataaataaattactacTTATTCAATCTTTATCAAGTTGATAATATGAATTTAATCTTATTAACTTATCATTTTGTATAACTTTATCAAGTTGAtaaatatcaatttaattttatcatcatctacaacttatttttaatacataattagttaataatttgttttttgaccaaatcaaaaatttaaactaagcTAACTCATCcaattttaatcaaataaaaaattataacttaacTAGCTTATTTATCCAAATCATATCTTATTAACTTGTTTTTTCTACACTTATCAAGTTGTATGTTTAGTAATCATATGATTTAACCAAAATGAAGCTTTTATATGCCAAAACTTATATCATCTTTTAAGTTGACCAAAATGTAACATTATTCCTTGACTAGAAATTTTATCATACAAGTGGTATATAAATCACCATGCCATAATGCTTTACGAGTCTTCCATTTGATATTCATCAAATTGATAAACATCAACTTCATATAAATTGATTCATGAACAAATTTTACAAAGTTCCATCACTTTAAGACTCTTCCATCTTTTAGTACGTTGTGTTtgctttcaaacaaaaaaattcgaCTCTGTTTTCACACATTgaactataaaatttataaatcaatGGTTAAATAAACACCTTATACAAAAGATCAACCATATATAACTATGTacttaaaaaaaacatatataaccATGTACATTCCAACACCACAACTACCATGTCTCAAGAGCATAGAACAAGATCCTCATTTTTACCCATAACTAAATACATTCTAATACCACAACtaataagcataaaataagATCTCAATTTCTAAAGGTTCTTGACAAAATAGAACTATACTTTCTAGGTTCTAAGATAGAATTAATCCACATATAGCCACAAGTTATACTTACTACCCCTTCAGCAACGCTATCAAGAGCAAGTAAGCGAAGTCAAGAACATATACTATCAATTCTGTATCTCACCCATGGTTTTGATTCACATATACCCAGGGTTTTGATAAAAGAAGAATACATGATTTACTGTTTCTACTTTACTTTGACAAAAAAGGCAAATTACCTCAACAGAACTTAAATACGTGATTTATCGCTTCCTTATTCTTAAAGCAACCACATATTTTCCTTTTCATAATTAGACTGCTTCATTTGGATGGCAGTTTAGATCATGTTCTTCATATTTCTCTATCACTTAAGTTACATTAGGATTCACCACATCATCACTTATTTTTAAAGGGCTTTTTGGCTCATCAATTTCACTATGGTTCTGAAAGTAGTTGGGTTCGACCACCTCTCTTCATATATTTCTtgttaaaagaaatatttagtTTATCACCCTTATCTTCCATTTTATTCCCTAATAATATCTTGAGTTATCTGGCTTATTTGTAAGCTTTATGGCTATGTTTAGTTCCAAGAATAGATAAAACAATGCAAGATAACGGAAAACGAGATATAACCGAtaaaaagacacaaaatttagtgtttttattattttgtttaataataaattagaataaattataaaaaattaatttatttttatttttattatttaaaaaatttagaaagcaaaaaaataataaaaaatataattaacaaaattaataaaataattaaaaaaataaaaaataaaatatattttttattaatatttttatgtcttttttatcaaaacaaatacaaaatatactagTCAATTTCTTTGGacagaaattattttacatatagaaAAATGAGTGgtgttttatttgaatatagTTGTTTGAGGTATTTTATAGAATTATGGATTTGTCAAAAAAGGAATCTAAGACATAGATAATGTGTTGATCAACACGCAGGTAACGTGTTGACGTGTCCACCAAAAATGCAAACGTAACGTGCAATGCCAACTCAACACGCAGGCTGCGTATAAGCCTAGTCCAGCCATGTGTCCAATATCCATGTAGCACGCAAGCTGCGTATTAGTCTCAGCCGTCCACGTGTCAGCATCCTGTGCAGTACGCAATCCACGTGTCGTGTCGTAAGAGGGAGGCCCTGCACCAGGAACAGCAGCTATTAATGTTGGACGTTGGGGGTTGGCAGCGGATGTATTATAAAATGGTGGTGGAGTTGTGATAGTTTTCATTGTTTTCTTTGAGAGTGACAAAGGAGTGgtggggtttggggtttaggaatgttttaaattaattttaaaattgagaattagattaatatatttataatggtaCGTGATTATACGTCTCTTGAAAATCATGTTATCAATCATCTGGGTATCCTAATTatataagtttattattttgtattaatttattagtatttaCTTGATTCATATTAGTTTAATAGTTTGTATGATTATGATATAGTTttgtttctatattttttgatagaatatataattaattgaataataaaatattacatcttaaatataaatcttaGCTAAACAAGAATAtaagataataaatttaaattgataacaaatttattatatatttttaacaaattttgttattcttattgctttcattattattattgcttttgttattattatttttaacacaaatttattaatttatctaatttattaatttgaatctagttgttattattattatttctttcgttatgtatggttcattgtttagtaaaataaattaataaaactggCTATTGtatgttattttgtgtttaatatttttgttattttattttatgatttaattaAGAGAATGGCgtaatgtaaataataaaaaattattaatttaattttttgttatttattaaattaatattttttattgaactttatCAGGCTAATAGAAATTTTTTGCCCCGTAAGCTTGACCAACCAGAAACGTGGCATCCAACGGTTGAGGAAGTCTTACAAACCACCGGGTTCTATCAGCTCTCGAGAGTTGGAGTGATCAGAGAGAATTCCGCGATGCTAGCTGCTTTTGTGAAAAGGTGGCGGCCGGAGACACATACTTTTGTGATGTCAGTGGGTGAGGTTACAGTGACACTGGAGGACGTGTTACACTTATTCGGCCTACTGATCGACGGAGAGGTTGTGACTAGTTGGACCGATAACTTGGTCATCCAGAGTCTCGCGATTTTCGACAGCGAACCCCAAGTGAGCAGTTTCTTGAACTTGTGAAACAGGCATCTTCTGAACCATCGCCAAGAACCACAATGGCAAAGTTTGGTAAAATTCTTCCCATCCACTAAAAACCTTGGCTATCGACTTCTGCTTTGCCAGTCAAGCCTTCCGGTAACTAATAGTGTAGTTGAATCTTTCCTAAACCTCTGCAATTATAGATTTGACCTTTATGGATGGGTCAGACTCAACCAATGGCTTCATAGCCTCAGCAATCATGTCCGAGTCTAACTTCGAGTGATCCTGTAAGATCGTTCCCATGGAACACGTGTGCCTCTCGTTGTATCTTTGAATCTCCCAACAGGCTTTCTTCTGTATCAAGCTGGCTTGGATAAGCCAGTCGCACCCACGTCCGTAATTCTTGCACTTTGCATGGAACGTCTGTGGCTCGGATTCATAAACAAGGTAATCGACTCCTCTGGAGATAGTGTAACTCCGAATTGCCGCAATGACTGATTTTCTTGAACCGTATTCCATTCCGATCCTAAACTTCCCATCCTCAAGATCAGCGACACctataagaaaatatatttgtCGTTCATTGATCCGCTAAAACAAAATCAAGTAAACATATTATTCACTGCTCACGTACCTATGTTTGCATGATCGGAAAACTCCAGTGCATGCATGGCGTCAAGATCCAAACTATGAATAAAGGGTGGAATGCCCATCGGTTGACTAACTACTGCTGGAACCACTAAAGTTTCTGCCACTGCCTCACCTACCACATCGCCATCATTGTCCTCATCACCGGCTTCGTACGTAGCTTTGAACTCTTCATCGCTATCATTGCTCAATTCCAAGTACGCCTCACATCTATCATCTTGTACATCTGGGTCATGTTGAACTTCATCTGTAACAATATGCTCAAACTCAACATATAACTCAATCCTCGGGTGTTGCACCTGAGTTTGCTGGTGAATACGACACATTCGCTGAATACTTGTTTCGTCGATGATTGGCATAACTTCTGATTGCATCAAGCCGCCAAATACGACAACCAGACTCGTGTAGAGAATGTTGGTCACCCTCTTCACAATATCAGCCGCTATGCTTTGACAGAGCCCGTATTGTAGTTCTACGAACGTTATAGTGCACGAAaccactaacaaaaatatattctcaCATGCAAAACTCACACCCTCATACATATTTCGTACGACCTCACCGCTGTGGTAAACCACTATGTTGTTAGTCCCCTCCATCGTACCGACCTTGGAGGAAAATACTTCTCTCAGAATGAAGCAACATGCTTACGAGCATTGCTTTTATAGACGGAAGACTCTCTTCGCAGGCAACGTGTTGCGAGACCGTCCAACCAACGTCCACCACGTGGCAACACGCAACATGTGTGTTGCTGCCACGTTGGAATCACGCATCATGCGTGTTGACGGATGACTGACACGTGGTCAACACGGAACTTGCGTGTTGTTCCAGATTTTGACAAGTGTTCAACACGTGGGTTGCGTGCTGAGTCAGCATGTTACCTGCGTTTTGTTACCTGCGTTTTGAATATAATATCTTTATTTCTGTCTCACATAAGGAGCTTTCTTCAGTGGAAAAGTATTTTCAAAACCTTTATGGTCCAAGATTCTCTATAAATCATGaccattaaatttttgaatcaatggctcagatttaaaatttttattaataatataataattatatatatgtttaaatattgttataaatacttctattttaaaattacatttttgtcctttcttttcatcttttttcCATCACCCCCTCTTGCCGGTGACGTCGCTGAAAGGAGGAGCACAGCCACCATGAAGAGCCGCCACGAGGAGTCGTCGTCGTTGTCATCTTCTCGGACTGCTTCTGCGTGCACCGTCCTCACCGTCGTTCATTCGCGTCTTGCCATCACCGAGCCGCCGTCGTCGTTATCTAGATATTTCAATGGCTGCCGCAGATGTTGAGTTCTGGTGCTTCGTTGGTGGGCTTGCATGGGCTACTGATAACGAAGCTCTAGAGAAAGCCTTCTCTGCCTACGGAGAAATCGTTGAATCAAAGGTCCGTTTATTGCAGGCTTCATCGATCGGGATCTGAACACCAATTCGGATTTGGATTTGTTACCGCTAGGATCTCTCTGATCTGTTTTCCATTACTTGATCTCTGTGTTACTTTTGTTACTATTATGATTCTTATTATCCGCCAATAGGTACGTTCCTTCTTCATCTTTGATTCAAAGGCGAAGATCGATCAGTTTCTATTCGGTTCTCGAATCTGTTAATTATCTTTGTTCTTACTCAGATCTGATGTGAATTCTCGTGGTTGTGTTCAAGTCATCAACGATCGCGAAATTGAAAGATCCAGAGGTTTCAGATTTGTGACCTTTGCTTCTGAGCAAGCCATGAGGAATGCGATTGATGACATGAACGGTTCCAGCCTTGACGTTCGTAACATCACTGTCAACGAGGCTCGTAACATCACCGTCAACGAGACTCAATTCCGTGAAGGTGGCGGAGGTGGCTTCAGAAGCGGAGGCGGCGGTGGATATGGTGGTGGCGGATTTAGCCACCAGGGCGGTGGTGGTGGATACAGAGGTGGGACCGTCATGAAGGTGGATACAACAGAAACGATGGTGACAGCGGTGGTTACGGAAAAAAAAATgtgagaagaagaggaagatggaaaaaaagaaagaagataaggacatttatgtaatttatttataattttttcttttaagatcATCAAGAATTGAATATACTTTTCCCACTTAAGACAAAGCCtttacataaatataattttgtgtttctatCCTTGTTTCAATGTTCCGTACCTATGCAGCCTATGTGACGGCAAGATCCTGGTTGACCATCTACTCAAAGCAAGTTTAAAtagttaggttgctcttgttctAGAACTTTTGATTCCTCTTCATTTGGTTGCTCCTTTATGACGTTATCACTTCCTCTTCCAGAATTGATAGATTAATCATCCAAATCAATTACTGTATTCATATCTTTACATGGTTATTCTATATTATTCNNNNNNNNNNNNNNNNNNNNNNNNNNNNNNNNNNNNNCCTCACAGGTCTTAGCCACTTCTACTTCTATCCTATAATTAAACATCATTTGTTCCTACACCCACTTTAATCAAATTCCTATGCTTAAGATGAGGTTATCTGAATCTTTACTTATCTAAAGCTATCAGCTTCCACTCACTCTTCGATAAAGTGCACATAATATTTCTATTATGggagaaaataatatttttttttcatatctgAAGGTTGTTATCACTGACTTCTTATGTTATTTAATAGTGTATTATTCGTCAAAATTTATGTTACTCTTTAAAAAATTgatgtattattttaaattaagtaAACTTAATTCAAACCTataaaaacctataaaaacgttcctcttctctttcatattaaCCTACTcacctccaacaatcacacacacaGACCTCTCTCTCACCGTCAGGCCCTCTCCCCCTCCCACCGCGACCCACTCCTTTTCTATCAGCAAGTTGCCGGAACCAACTCGGTTCCCACCAACCTCTGCACTCTCCATCACCGCCGCCACAACCTGCTTGTAACCGAAGAAGAATCTCTTCATCGCCGCCTTTATTCCTTGCATCGCTTGCAACACCTCCACCACACTCTCCTTTTCTGCATAAACCCTCATCGCGGCCTCCACTATCCCCGGCCCTCCCTTCGAATCAACCTCCACCTCTAATATCTCCGGCACCATCCTCTTCATCTCCCTACACATCTTCGTCACCTCCACTAGCTCCTTCGACCGGAAGTAATTACAGAGACTGCATATGGCTTCACCTGTTCAAGGCCAAGGTACCCCTCCTATCCAATAGCAGTCGGTTTATAATCCCAATCAACAACCTGGCCCAATTAACCACCGTCCTACCCTGTAACCAGTTCAACAAAGTTTGGCTCAGCAACCTTTCCAACACATGCACATGTCTTCTATCACCGACATGTGCGTTTTGGGATATTAGATGCCGTTTTGATGATTAAAGAAACTGCAAAGTACACACTTGATTTTAGTCAAAAGGAGTTTttaaacaattacaaaaatataaaaaaatattcacttaatatgaaaaaaacatcctaatacttaacaaaagaaatatccagttatattttagcaaaaataattaaatatctataaaataaaaaaatgaaattcttaaagaaatagagacattcacatttgtaataaaaaaatttcgaaaaatatataaaagaacatccatttagtatgaaaaagaaatattctGATATTTAACAGAAGCAACATCTATGTATATTAATTCATAGAGATTTTGGATTCAGCCAGAGATATTTGGTTGATTTTTGACTAATACTCTTTTGGTTCTTTAGCATTGCTCTTCCAAAAAACGTTTTATGTTAGTTTTATTGAAGAAAGTAGAGAAAAgatcaaaaaaaaattgtttttgtcacttaattttttttttgtgtcagTACTACACAATACATCTATACTACACATTCATACATGCTATATCGTGGCTTAATTAAAAACTTGGTGCAAATTTTTGTCGTTAATAATATATTCAGATTTCAGGCCcatttgttaaaattattaatgtgaaaaattatattaaaaaactaaaaattcaaaattttaatacattttaaaaatatttattgccTAAAacattatagttatttttatccTGAATAGCCTCAATGGTTGCCATGTTAATTCTATTAAaggatttagttttcaaaatgcAGTTAATTCTATTAAaggatttagttttcaaaatgcAGGTTAAGATTTTTAATATGTCAAAATTATCAATAGtagaaatttattttgttaataaatatattaaaatttataatcttttatattttttttataaaaaagtttaattaaaataatattaacatatgtcttattttattagccatttttttttaaattagttcctTGGCTCCTTGCCTCCTTGGATGACTGAGAAGTGAGAAACAATGATGCCAAAAGGGGAAGCTTCTAATAGAAACCAACGAAGTGAATGCTCTCATTCCTGATTTTCTTCACCCAAACCATTCAttgtttctttcctttcttgtttGCACTTCTTCCCACTTTTTAGTTCCTATATACTCCTTcttttattctctctctctctctctctctctctctctctctcggaCAGTCAACTCAAGAGTTTAACTGAACTGAAGCTTCATGTAAAGTTCGCAACTTTCTTCATTTGGGTGGTGAGAAAACTGATTATTTTACCGATTAATGGGCTTAACTATTATTGGTGTTCTTAACACTCttataattcaaaatttcacTCATGGCATCgcttatattttttatgcaatattTAATATTCAACACAACTCAACATGTGTAAGGTTTTGGATTAGGaggatttataatttttcttacttTTCCCCCAATATGATTTCTGAATTCTGATCAGTGATGATCGCACTTGTACTTTTGAAATTTCAATTCTGCGTTTCTTTTTTGGTTAATTTGTTTTATGAGTAACTGAAAGCTTCGTGTTTTGGATTTTTGGTGAAGGGAAATGAGAAGAAGAATTAGCTAAGGTTGAAAAAACAAGTTCCTTATTTTCTGCTTTGAACTTGGGTGTGTGTGATGGAGTTCCCTTTCTTTCATTATTTGAGTCTTTGGAGAACATGTGGAGATATTCAAATTTGGACCATTTTCTTGCTCATGCTTCTGCTGCTGAAGAGTGGTGGTGTGTATTCTGATTCTGATTACTTGATTGGTCTTGGAAGCTATGACATTACTGGACCTGCAGCTGATGTTAACATGATGGGGTATGCTAACACACAACAAATTGCATCTGGGATTCACTTCAGGCTGAGGGCACGCGCTTTCATTGTTGCCGATGAAGACGGTAAGAGGGTGGTGTTTGTGAATCTTGATGCTTGCATGGCTTCACAGATTGTGACTATCAAAGTAATTGAGAGGCTCAAAGCAAGGTACCCAAGTTGGCTAGTGTCAGTGCTTTGATAGAATTGACTTATGATGTTCATAATGAATTAGGAAATTAcataattgaaatcaaattatgTGATGTGGAATAAGcatgaaatgaattaaaatgtgTTAACAATTTTTCACTTGTATTGAAATACATAAAGAATTGTTTTGAATTGGGCATTTTTG is part of the Arachis duranensis cultivar V14167 chromosome 1, aradu.V14167.gnm2.J7QH, whole genome shotgun sequence genome and encodes:
- the LOC107472710 gene encoding uncharacterized protein LOC107472710, translating into MEGTNNIVVYHSGEVVRNMYEGVSFACENIFLLVVSCTITFVELQYGLCQSIAADIVKRVTNILYTSLVVVFGGLMQSEVMPIIDETSIQRMCRIHQQTQVQHPRIELYVEFEHIVTDEVQHDPDVQDDRCEAYLELSNDSDEEFKATYEAGDEDNDGDVVGEAVAETLVVPAVVSQPMGIPPFIHSLDLDAMHALEFSDHANIGVADLEDGKFRIGMEYGSRKSVIAAIRSYTISRGVDYLVYESEPQTFHAKCKNYGRGCDWLIQASLIQKKACWEIQRYNERHTCSMGTILQDHSKLDSDMIAEAMKPLVESDPSIKVKSIIAEV